Part of the Arachis hypogaea cultivar Tifrunner chromosome 6, arahy.Tifrunner.gnm2.J5K5, whole genome shotgun sequence genome, TGCACTcgttattcttcatcttttcaacTACAGTCGCTTCGATGTAACTAAGTATTCCACTAAAAGATACATCCATTCCTTTGACAACATAAGGAATGTCTATAAATTTCTCTCCTTTCTTAGCAAGCTGAAAGGCAAGAAAACCATATAAAGCAAGTTGAACAGATTGAACCATAagaacactaaaccctaaatcctaaattctaaaccatGAGATCACAATCCAGTTAAGCACAACTATAATACTACATTTGTACTCCTCTATGCATATTGTATACTTATCTGGATCAAAGATTGCtacattaaatttattaaatgtgTGACTAATTGATTCATAAAATTTCCATGTTTACATAAGTCTTTCAGTAAAAATTGCTACTTTCAACTAACAAAATGATTAAGGAAAATTGCCAACAATGAATTCATAAAAAACCTGCTCAATGTTGTAACCAGGACTGGGATCATTGGAAAGCGTCAAAACCCTAGCGAAGCGATCCAAGCAGTTACCAACAGCAATATCAATGGTCTCACCAAAGATTCTGTAATGACCCTCACTGTATGCAATGACCTGAGTGTTACCGCCACTAACATAAAGCACAACAGGATCAACGGCACCGGTGACAACCCTACCCATCTCAATATGAGCGACACAGTGGTTAACAGCAACAATGGGCTTCTTCCAAAGCTGAGAGAGGATGCGAACGACGACAGtagacacctaaaggggagcacCCATTCCAGGGCCCTTGGTGTAGCAGATGCAATCGATGTCATCGGGAGTGACGTTGGCGGTTTCCAAAGCGGATCTGACGAGTGGAAGAACGTGGTGAAGGTGGTGCTGAGCGGTTTCTCTTGGGagaaagccttgaccgggagggGTTATGTATGTGTGGCGTGGGTTGGAGAGGATGGTGCCGTCAAGTGTGACAACACCGACTCCGATTTTGTTGGCTGAACCCTCGAATCCCAACGCTATCATTATCTTCTTTTCACTTCCTTGAATTCCTTCCATTCCCATTTCCGCCACCACCACTCAGCGAGGCAAGTAATCACTAGCCAGGATAACAAACTGCCTCACCTTCCCATGTTTCTGGAATTGAAATGTACTGGTACTGGACAAGTGGagcctttcttttttttcctttttctgtttttcatttttttttggtcgtttgtttttgttagtttagggTTTAACTTTTTCGGATTTAGGACCCTTTTGGTGTAGTTGGGCTAGAATTGAACAAAAAGAAACTGAAACAagtattgacaaaaaaaaaaagaaagaaaaaaaaaacaaaatacacATTTTCACCATTAAATATATATCTTCTTTATGCAATAACTTATTAGTCATTGACAAATTAAAACTCATAAATTCGAGTTAGTCTTTGATCTGTCGagttaaaaatttcataaaaaaaaataattctatgaATCAACTTAATAGTTAATTCACTAGTATGTTTAAACAAGTATCctgagaaataaaaaatatatatacaattcTATGtctcatattttataataaacatTATTTTGATATAAGTATTTTGTTAGGTGAAAACTCAGATGCAtttgactttacgtgaagttaatagttgagaatcgtaagatgaaaatttagtcaaatcagtcaaatcatctaacgactctcactTTTATTAACAATCAGCacaattttttgttgttttgttattacaaataatttaaatacataattattgataacaactatattttttatattaatattagaaatATTTGTTGTATGAATAATGATATTGTTAAATATAAgcctaacattttaaaaaagtaaaatataaacaaaataaaaatatgtgagttttaaacttttaattatctttaattatcttttcaatttttgaataaaattttaaatttttatctattttaagttttcaaaaaataatatattctaaattctaaatttttattaatttaaatattaaaagataattaaaaaattgaattaaaactttCCGTCAGTTATTCTAAACAAAACTTTTTCATATCTAAATTTTTCACCCATGCAAGTacctttttagaattttataagtTGAGAAAACTAGCAAAATGGTGTTCAAAAATTTATATCGCTAGTAAAAACTCCAAAAGATAATAACCACAAATAAGTCCctgaaatatttaaaaatgtgacaaaaaaaattagatattaaatatatattctaaaaaaatactttagatatcatattttgatataattttttacaaatattattaaaaaaataagatctttacatttttttaatttgacaatttTATGTCAAGTAAatgtttttaaaacaaattttattatgagtgataattttttttaaaaaataaaatgaaaaatttagagatcaatttttttgttcgaattttttcgatatattttttaaatatttgttcaaatattgttacaaaaatttagatcaaataaataaatcatttgttaaatacaaaaattttgtcatttataaaagatataatatttattagttatttttgtcaTACTTTTAAATTATTCAAAGCTATTTTATTGATAACATTTTTTAAAGACTTTTTTTTGTCAACATCTGATTCTTTTGAATATCAAATtgaaagttaattttttataaaatcttatcAATTTAATACTTGCAAGTCTAGAGTGTTTAGTCTACACTCTACAGTCCTTTGCTCTCCATTCCCACACAAACTTCTGTAACACACTCCCTTCTTCTCatctaaaaatataattgaataaaattaactcaattttaaaaataattcaagaaCTGAGGTTATTAtctcacatttataaattttataaagacTTTATCATTGATAAATTGCAAAATTTGTAATACAGCATGAACGGTTGATGATTTAGGATTCAAGCAATCACTATTTCTAAATAATTGCAGATAGTATTGTTCTTAATACTCTGTACTACCATACTACTATTCATGAATTAGGTATGGAAAATGTTGCAATGTGCAGGTGTTGTGGGCACAAGCGTCAGCTCTTAAACTTAATTGATGAAGGTCCAACCCTTACCAGTGCATTAAATGTTGACTTTATAAAGCCGGAAAGATAAAAGCATTCTCTAATACAGCAAAAAGCAACAATCAGCATtggcttaatttttttatttataaaatgtttttataCTAATTTCGATCTCTATAAAATGTTTCTTGTAATTTTGGTGTAaaatctaaagaaaaaaaaatcttaaacgaTATCTGAATATTAtctcaaaagaaaacaaaatttttaacaataaatatctttaatttttcaaCTATTAGTGTTTGTTTGAGTAttattaagttgataaaaaaaattaatgaaaaaatattttttttagcatGTTTGGTAAATTTCTAGTGATAAAAGTAAAagcattgaaaaaataaaaaatattttttaaaaaaattataatttacatctttttttaaaaaatcttttaaaaaaagatgtttttcacgtaataaataaacaaaagaataattGTATAtgattatacccaaacataattgataaataaaaaaattcttttgtataagatattcaaacataaaattacttttacttttttataagatctttaaaaaaaataacttgaaaaaaaaaattttcttaaaagctcacccaaacaagctctTAATCTTTACACCCTCTGTTAATATTTTCTCTCTGTATTAATGAAATAAATCTACATGACATGTTAAACTATTGATTTATCTATTAAAAACCAACTAGGATTGACAACTTCTTTTTTATTGGGAGTCTTATTGTCTTTTAGGAAGTAATTGTCAACAttgtctaatttttttgttatattttttaaatatattggctaaatttattatgtaaaattaaaaaatattaataatttttaaatatttttatttataaaaattaaatggagaatatattaataattaacatcAGAAATCATTGATAGAGAGATTAATCAATCTCTTGAAGTTAAATATCAAAGACCAAAAAGGATATTTTATtagaggcctgctacacatacaagtctttttgatttacaagtcttacaagttggaaCAAGCCCAACAAAACACACGCGCATTACtcccacattcaagagtaaatataTGCACGTTATTCAACAATTTcctgtttccaaagcgcgctactcaccatgcattatgaacgactcttcttcttcttcattcatgAAATTTGTTCGATCTCCTTCGTGCGTTCTTTTTTTGCCTTTTCATTCGTTGTTTTACCTGCATTTATCACTGGTATTCTTACttcatttttttttcgattttcatggtttctgaaatcaaactttgaaatcgttttgaagataatggaacttcagaaatacacccaaacgattacagaaatacaccaaaacggttacaggaattcacccaaacgattatagaaatatacccaaaagattacagaaatacacccaaaggattacaaaaatacacccaaagaatttaagaaatacaccaaaattcgttgaagtacaccttatgcataattcaaaactctttctctttctcctcttcatcttctgctgcttcttcttctttattttcttatttcatattctcatcattctttttggagaaaaaaatcaaacaaagaagaaaaaaatatataatgttacaaaatcaaaagaagaacgaggaaaaacacgacgatgaagatggaacacttcaaaaatgatttcaggacttgatgtcaaaaaacaatggaaatcgagaataacgaagaaagaaaacagatagaaaagcacgtaaatgaagaaagagaaagagaaggcaaaaaattcgaaaaaggaaACGGAATTCTTTCAAAGATTAAAAATCTATTAGAAACGTGTTTGAGCGTAATATCAATTAGaggacttgtaagacttgtatagCAAAATcacttgtatgtagagattaatcCATTTTATTATTGAGAATCTCGTAGGCTTTCAAAAAAATTATCAAGAGACCGGAATGGATATttatccaaatttaaaaattctgaGTTTATTAAATGCTAAAGTTATAGAAAAGTATTGGTATTTCAATCATTTTTAatcattgatcttaattatatatattatatattttttataattaaaattaatagttaaaaatcacTAAAACATTGGTATACTGATacacttaaaaaattttcaaagttaTATGCTAAAATACTAATGTATCAAATCGTATTACATTGACATTTAACCTATTGGATCAATACTTAATAATAGGTAAATTTTATTggatcacaataaaaaaaattcgaagaccaaaatttaaaaacaaatgtTTTATAAGAagcgctttttatttttaatataattattaaatacgtGTAATACGAAAAAATGAAGTTTGAGTATGTTATGCACAGATATAAAACTAATAACAGTTTATAATGAAATCGTcatatatgatttaaataaaattgtAATTAACATTTTATGGAAGGAAGAGAGTGTGGAAGAGAAGTCAAGAACTGTTTGATTAGTGATCAACGGCTGAAAGCTGAGagctattaaaaattttggtagTACCAATTTAATGAGAGAGCTATATTACATCAAATGAGAGAGAAATAGAAGTTGAGAATCATTAGATCATAAATCAACGGTTAGAATTCTTGATGAAATCGGTATTCTCATTTTGATAGAAAAAATCACTTATTCTTTCTCAAATCGTTAGTcacattttataatattttttgttcctTTTTCAAATCCTAAGTAATAATTTGTTTTGATACCGATTCAACTCATATGGACGCATTATACCAAATTTACATAATAATCTCATATTACACCATTCActttacaatataaaaaaaatagcctTGTaagaaccaatttttttttaagctTTGAGCATTTCGAAATTTTAATATGATGTGACATATTTATGAATTGTATATACATGCATTGGGGTAAGACCCAGAAAAGTTACTTTCACCAGCAGTCGGTAAGTCCAACTCCAACTCCATCATCACCCATCACAATCCAAAGTGAGAGAAGCCATTTGAATATTCTGCACTTGCTCCTCCTTGGCTACCTCATATACTTATTTCAATGTTGAAAAtgaagtttatttattttaatctttatttGTCACAATCTCCACCAAGGAAAACCCACTTTTACATTTGTTAAAGAATAAAGTAGCCCTGGACCACACTTCTCCACCAACCTACACGGAGTAGTTATAATTTTTTCCAACCTTTATtgaaattttgacaaaaaaaaaattaaaaatagtgttgTACGGACGACACAAACATCTCAGAtatcagactctgaaaaatcaaaatcacACATGCACAACAAAGAATGCAATCTTAGCATAACAATTTAATTGGCTCATCAGTAAGTCAAAGCCTAACGTGTGTTAAAAGATGCTGGAAAAAGGATCCGTGAAGTCCACTCAAAAGCATAGTATCCTTATATCTAAGCAATATGTTATTATTCTTATTAGAGCAACTGCATAAGTAGAGAGAGAACACAATgtggtgaaaaataaaaatataactgtGGTATTCTGAAATGCAACTAATAGTATCCAGTATCCACAAATAAGCATCTTTATCAGCACTTACATTTTGTATGAACTGTTAAAGAACCAAAATCAGATTAAATTTTGTCCTAAAGAACAATAGAAGAAAATGGGCAGAAGCCTTAAAATCAGGTGCCAGTAGCAGCTGTTGATTATTATTGTATGGAGAAGCTATGGAGCAATTTCAAGCCTAGGCTCAAAGGAAAAACCTGTGAAAAGCTGAAGTGGGAACCTTTTTATCACAGGGCACTTCTGTGCCCATTTCCATTGTTTATTGCTCATGTCATATATAAGCAGCACAGGAGATCCATAACTTTGAATATATATGAGATCATCTGCGCCACTGCTGGCAAAAACATCATCAAGCTCTCCAAAGCCTTGGAAGAATTTGTGAGGCACTCGTGCAATATCTTCCCACTTCTTATCGTTTAGAACCCAGATTCCAATTCCTTTGATTATGTCAGGTCTATCTGGTTTACCAATACCTCCCACCATTACAAGCTTTTCCTTTAGATTCATCAAACGGCCACATGTCAGAGAACAAGGTACTGGAATAAAGTTCCTTGTTAAGCTACCTTGAGAAGAATGGTTGGAGATGTTATATCCAATTAGGGAATGGCGATTTGCAGGTAGACCTGCCCCTGTTGAGTAAACCAAAAAGTATAGCACCCCATTACATATTACACTCTCGTCACCACCTCTCCACCCTAACAAAACTTCGGTGAAAGGTGTTATCCAAGTCACTTCTTCAGAATTGTATATATGAATTGAGATATCCCACTGGAAAAAGTTCTCAGGGACTTGCTTGGATTTTACAATTGCCACTGTATAACACTGAGATTCCCTACTAACTGAGATTGCTAGTGCACTGTAATCAGAAAATTTTAAACCCGGAGGGTCCTCCAGCTTCTTGAACCTTTTGGTAATAGGGTTGCATACACACAATTCACTTCGGCTGTCATTGTCCATGAAGCAAACCATACCACATGATGAAGCAATGAACCAATTTGAAGTGCCAATGCAGGGAAGTTCAATGCCATACCATTTCCGTAGGATGGGATCATATGCATGACCGATTGGTTCATCAGAGCTTGTAAACATGAAGTACCAAGGTTTTTGATGTAGAACATGAGAAAGGTTCCATAAAAACCTCTTTGAAGTGACaatatcatgccatcttttacaTACAGAACCAGCTCTGAAAATGCTTGCAACAGGAAGGTAGGCTAGGATCCGCTCCAACAAGTCATCCGGCAAAATAAGATCCACAGAGACAACACTTGTTTGTTTGTCACCATCTTCACCAGGCTCTAACGATGAGCCAAACTCCCCAATATCCCTTCCTGTGTCATCATCATAGTGACTGATCCATGAAGTTTCTCCAGCCATAGAAGTTCAAATGAAAGACCTAATGGGTGTGTTCGGGGAAAAAAGCTTATTATTTAAACATCTTAACATCAAATAAGAAAGATCCTCtagattttatcatcttttacTAGATAGTCTAGACTAGATGATTCAGATATAATATCCTATCTTCAAATTAAAAGAGGTAATACAGAACAAAGAATTAGGATTTTTCGTTCAAACTAAAAGCAATTTCTAAACATCTGCATGACACATTCATGTTAGTTGCAAACCACAAACACTAGTTGCAGGTTGCCACGTTAAGCAAATCAAAACAGTAAATAGAACCACACAACACAGAACATGAAACTCTTGGTACCAAATACATGCTATTATATTCAGCTCATCCCAACAGTAGATTATGCTGCAAACATACATAATAGATAATTCACCCTTTTAGATTTTCTATGACATTTGATATCAAACTAAAATAACTACGATTCATAAATGGACAAAATTATATCAAATAGACAAAAACAACGGCATTTCCAAGCAATgaagaaggggaaaaaaaaaaaagaaaaccttcAAGCACCTCAGATACAGAACAAGCATTGTGACATGTTGATTTGCTCCTTATTGGTCACAGGCATTTCATCTGATAGAGAAAATGTGCCAAAGGCATCACCTTTTCCAAACCAGCTTTTTGTTCTAAAGTCCTACACTGTCTTTTTTGctcataaatataaacaagtttcCACAAACCTTTTACTATCAAGCTTTGGGAAGGGATTGGTGtgctaaaagaaaaaggaaactaATATGAGGAGAAGAAAAATCAAAGGGCGAAGCATCAATCAAAGCCCCAAAGGTCCTGAGAAAGGAAAACTAATCAGCAGAAACAGATCAACGAGGGGAATAGATGGCGCAACAAGTCAAAAACATTGTGAAAACTGAAAAGATGAAAAGAGAGAAGATACCTACCTAACTTGTTTGAATTGAAAGGATCAAAGAGCCACGTGTCTCATAGGAGGGGAAGAGAGAACCTCGGCGGAATGATTTAGGAAACAAGAGAATCGGGGTgtgggagagaaagagagagaagagtagCTCAGAATACAAGCATTGAAGTTTACGGAGAAAAGGAAATGGAAAAAAGGATACGAGTTTTGCGTTGCCCTTGCTTGAAATGGAAGAACAGAGAAATTGGTAACTCTAGATTTGGTTTGTCTGATGAGGAAGGCCGAGTAAAGCAACCCATCAACAacaacgagagagagagagagagagagagagagagagagagaaacgacAGGCGGGTAACAGTAAGGTGCAGTGAAGTGAGAAGGCGGTTTTTTCTATTAGCAATTGATTTTTGTAGGAGAAGCGCGTGTTGGCGCGTGAAGATTGTTGAGGTGTCATTCATTATGAACTATATTGGGCGACAATAATACCAAccctttaatttatttctttatttacaCACGTGTCAAAGCAAATCAATCTCTTTCtacaaatacattttttttataatagacattattttataatttatattaatgtttttctagcaaataataaatacataatttaagAAACATAGACACTTTATTAAGTTATCATATCTGCGTGTTAGACATATTTCGAATACGATATTCATCGACATTGACTCAATACGGATGTCTTCTGTGTCCAACCTATGTTTAACCAATTTTAACAGGTCATAACTTGATTTTTGGATCCCAAAATTTGGTAAAACTTGtttcaaataaaaattgagtCCGTGGAGTTTATAACATTCGAAAAACGga contains:
- the LOC112695343 gene encoding F-box/kelch-repeat protein At3g61590, whose product is MAGETSWISHYDDDTGRDIGEFGSSLEPGEDGDKQTSVVSVDLILPDDLLERILAYLPVASIFRAGSVCKRWHDIVTSKRFLWNLSHVLHQKPWYFMFTSSDEPIGHAYDPILRKWYGIELPCIGTSNWFIASSCGMVCFMDNDSRSELCVCNPITKRFKKLEDPPGLKFSDYSALAISVSRESQCYTVAIVKSKQVPENFFQWDISIHIYNSEEVTWITPFTEVLLGWRGGDESVICNGVLYFLVYSTGAGLPANRHSLIGYNISNHSSQGSLTRNFIPVPCSLTCGRLMNLKEKLVMVGGIGKPDRPDIIKGIGIWVLNDKKWEDIARVPHKFFQGFGELDDVFASSGADDLIYIQSYGSPVLLIYDMSNKQWKWAQKCPVIKRFPLQLFTGFSFEPRLEIAP